In Schlegelella aquatica, one DNA window encodes the following:
- a CDS encoding 2Fe-2S iron-sulfur cluster-binding protein — protein sequence MLFDTRTRVDVHVVQTGESYPCATDESLLRGMLRLGRRGIPAGCVNGGCGVCKVQIVEGEVRALGPVSRAHVSVEEEARGYTLACRAAPVTAVRLEVCARLAKPFTRAAAPAASAVPHRPTATTKET from the coding sequence ATGCTGTTCGACACCCGGACCCGCGTGGACGTGCACGTCGTCCAGACCGGCGAGTCCTACCCCTGCGCGACCGACGAGAGCCTGCTGCGCGGCATGCTGCGGCTCGGCCGCCGCGGCATCCCCGCCGGCTGCGTCAACGGCGGCTGCGGCGTCTGCAAGGTGCAGATCGTCGAGGGCGAGGTGCGGGCGCTCGGCCCGGTCAGCCGCGCCCACGTCAGCGTCGAGGAGGAGGCCCGGGGCTACACCCTGGCCTGCCGCGCCGCCCCCGTCACCGCCGTGCGCCTGGAAGTGTGCGCACGGCTGGCCAAACCGTTTACCCGAGCTGCGGCCCCGGCAGCCTCGGCCGTTCCCCACCGACCCACAGCAACCACGAAGGAGACATGA
- a CDS encoding catechol 2,3-dioxygenase: protein MGVLRIGHASLRVMDIDAAVTHYEKVLGMRTVMKDRAGNVYLKCWDEWDKFSLILTPSDQAGLNHVAYKVKDDADLDEIQQRVEAWGIKTQMLPEGTLPSVGRMLQFHLPSGHDMRLYAFKEYVGTDVGTDNPDPWPDGIRGAGAHWLDHLLLMCELNPEAGINTVEQNTRFMKECLGFFLTEQVLVGPEKNVQAATWMACTTTPHDIAFVGGPRSGLHHIAFFLDSWHDVLKAADVMAKNKVRIDVAPTRHGITRGETIYFFDPSGNRNETFAGLGYLAQPDRPVTTWSEDRLGSGIFYHTGDLVPSFTEVYT from the coding sequence ATGGGCGTTCTGCGTATTGGCCACGCCAGCCTGCGAGTGATGGACATCGATGCCGCCGTGACGCACTACGAGAAGGTGCTGGGCATGCGCACGGTGATGAAGGACCGTGCCGGCAACGTGTACCTCAAGTGCTGGGACGAGTGGGACAAGTTCTCGCTGATCCTCACACCCTCCGACCAGGCCGGCCTGAACCACGTGGCCTACAAGGTCAAGGACGACGCCGACCTGGACGAGATCCAGCAGCGCGTCGAGGCCTGGGGCATCAAGACCCAGATGCTGCCCGAGGGCACGCTGCCGTCGGTGGGCCGCATGCTGCAGTTCCACCTGCCCAGCGGCCACGACATGCGGCTGTACGCGTTCAAGGAGTACGTGGGCACCGACGTCGGCACCGACAACCCCGACCCCTGGCCGGACGGCATCCGCGGCGCGGGCGCGCACTGGCTGGACCACCTGCTGCTGATGTGCGAGCTCAATCCCGAGGCCGGCATCAACACGGTCGAGCAGAACACGCGCTTCATGAAGGAGTGCCTCGGCTTCTTCCTGACCGAGCAGGTGCTGGTGGGCCCGGAGAAGAACGTCCAGGCCGCCACCTGGATGGCGTGCACCACCACGCCGCACGACATCGCCTTCGTCGGCGGCCCGCGCAGCGGCCTGCACCACATCGCGTTCTTCCTCGACTCGTGGCACGACGTGCTGAAGGCCGCCGACGTGATGGCCAAGAACAAGGTGCGCATCGACGTCGCGCCGACCCGCCACGGCATCACGCGTGGCGAGACCATCTACTTCTTCGACCCGAGCGGCAACCGCAACGAGACCTTCGCAGGCCTGGGCTACCTCGCGCAGCCGGACCGTCCGGTGACCACCTGGAGCGAAGACCGCCTCGGCAGCGGCATCTTCTACCACACCGGCGACCTGGTGCCCTCGTTCACCGAGGTCTACACCTGA
- a CDS encoding GlcG/HbpS family heme-binding protein, which produces MQAPHQAPDDALSAAQRVIDAPAALRAIQAAVRHADALGVRVNVSVVDAAGVPVAFARQAGAPLHSVEIAVDKAYTAASFGLPTSAWHAELQHHSEAVRQGLVLRPRFVAFGGGLPIVEHGVRIGGIGVSGGSEAQDEEIARAGLQALGLQA; this is translated from the coding sequence ATGCAGGCACCGCACCAGGCCCCGGATGACGCGCTGAGCGCCGCGCAGCGCGTCATCGACGCCCCTGCCGCACTGCGCGCCATCCAGGCCGCCGTGCGCCATGCCGACGCGCTGGGCGTGCGCGTCAACGTCTCGGTGGTCGATGCGGCCGGCGTGCCGGTCGCCTTCGCCCGCCAGGCCGGCGCGCCGCTGCACTCGGTGGAGATCGCCGTCGACAAGGCCTACACGGCGGCGAGCTTCGGCCTGCCGACCAGCGCCTGGCACGCCGAGCTGCAGCACCACTCGGAGGCCGTGCGCCAGGGGCTGGTGCTGCGGCCGCGCTTCGTCGCGTTCGGCGGCGGGCTGCCCATCGTGGAGCACGGCGTGCGCATCGGCGGCATCGGCGTCTCCGGCGGCAGCGAAGCGCAGGACGAAGAAATCGCCCGCGCCGGCCTGCAGGCCCTCGGGCTGCAGGCCTGA
- a CDS encoding 2-hydroxymuconic semialdehyde dehydrogenase, protein MKQFLNFINGEFVATGKTFENRNPATNQVIGLVHEAGQAEVDAAVAAARAALKGEWGRMSVVRRAELLHAVADEINRRFDDFLEAEIADTGKPRSLASHVDIPRGAANFKIFADIVKNVPTESFQMATPDGGTALSYALRTPLGVVGVICPWNLPLLLMTWKVGPALACGNTVIVKPSEETPATATLLGEVMNAVGVPKGVYQVLHGFGPGSAGEFITRHPGINGITFTGETRTGEAIMAAAAKGVRPVSFELGGKNAGIVFADADFEKAVAGITRSAFENCGQVCLGTERVYVQRPIFEKFVAALKEKAEGLKIGGPDTPGVGIGPLISAEHKKKVLGYYERARAEGATIVTGGGEPQLGGELAHGHFVQPTIWTGLPETSAVIREEIFGPCCHIAPFDTEEEAIALANDTDYGLATTVWTSNLETAHRVAARIDVGLCWINSWFLRDLRTAFGGAKASGIGREGGVHSLEFYTELRNVMVKL, encoded by the coding sequence ATGAAACAGTTCCTGAACTTCATCAACGGCGAGTTCGTCGCCACCGGCAAGACCTTCGAGAACCGCAACCCGGCCACCAACCAGGTGATCGGGCTGGTGCACGAGGCCGGCCAGGCCGAGGTCGACGCCGCCGTGGCCGCCGCCCGCGCGGCGCTCAAGGGCGAATGGGGCCGCATGAGCGTGGTGCGCCGTGCCGAGCTGCTGCACGCCGTGGCCGACGAGATCAACCGCCGCTTCGACGACTTCCTCGAGGCCGAGATCGCCGACACCGGCAAGCCGCGCTCGCTGGCCAGCCACGTGGACATCCCGCGCGGCGCTGCCAACTTCAAGATCTTTGCCGACATCGTCAAGAACGTCCCGACCGAGAGCTTCCAGATGGCCACGCCCGACGGCGGCACGGCCCTGAGCTACGCGCTGCGCACGCCGCTGGGCGTGGTCGGCGTGATCTGCCCCTGGAACCTGCCGCTGCTGCTGATGACCTGGAAGGTCGGCCCGGCGCTGGCCTGCGGCAACACCGTGATCGTCAAGCCCTCCGAGGAAACGCCGGCCACCGCGACGCTGCTGGGCGAGGTGATGAACGCGGTCGGCGTGCCCAAGGGCGTGTACCAGGTGCTGCACGGCTTCGGCCCCGGCTCCGCCGGCGAGTTCATCACCCGGCACCCCGGCATCAACGGCATCACCTTCACCGGCGAGACCCGCACCGGCGAGGCCATCATGGCCGCCGCGGCCAAGGGGGTGCGCCCGGTCAGCTTCGAGCTGGGCGGCAAGAACGCGGGCATCGTGTTCGCCGACGCCGACTTCGAGAAGGCCGTGGCCGGCATCACCCGCAGCGCGTTCGAGAACTGCGGCCAGGTCTGCCTGGGCACCGAGCGCGTGTACGTGCAGCGGCCGATCTTCGAGAAGTTCGTCGCCGCGCTGAAGGAGAAGGCCGAGGGCCTGAAGATCGGCGGCCCGGACACCCCGGGGGTGGGCATCGGCCCGCTGATCTCCGCCGAGCACAAGAAGAAGGTGCTGGGCTACTACGAGCGCGCCCGCGCCGAGGGCGCGACCATCGTGACCGGCGGCGGCGAGCCGCAGCTGGGCGGCGAGCTGGCGCACGGCCACTTCGTGCAGCCGACCATCTGGACCGGCCTGCCCGAGACCTCCGCCGTGATCCGCGAGGAGATCTTCGGCCCGTGCTGCCACATCGCCCCCTTCGACACCGAGGAGGAAGCGATCGCGCTGGCCAACGACACGGACTACGGCCTCGCCACCACCGTGTGGACGAGCAACCTGGAGACCGCGCACCGCGTGGCCGCGCGGATCGACGTCGGCCTGTGCTGGATCAACTCCTGGTTCCTGCGCGACCTGCGCACCGCCTTCGGCGGCGCCAAGGCCAGCGGCATCGGCCGCGAGGGCGGCGTGCATTCGCTCGAGTTCTACACCGAGCTGCGCAACGTGATGGTGAAGCTGTGA
- a CDS encoding alpha/beta fold hydrolase, which yields MTNPANPEIGRRVRTGGFDTNVHDLGASRPGQPPVLFIHGSGPGVSAWANWRLAIPVLAKERRVLAPDMVGFGYTERPAGIAYTMDTWVQQALDLLDALDLPQADVVGNSFGGGLSLALAIRAPHRVRRLVLMGSVGVSFPITPGLDAVWGYQPSVENMKRIMDVFAYNRDLLTDELAEMRYRASIRPGVQESYAAMFPAPRQRWVDAMASRESDIRALPHETLILHGREDQVIPLQTSLTLSSWIPRSQLHVFGHCGHWTQIEHAARFTQLVSNFLTEADAA from the coding sequence GTGACGAACCCTGCCAACCCCGAGATCGGCCGCCGCGTGCGCACCGGCGGCTTCGACACCAACGTGCACGACCTGGGCGCCTCGCGCCCGGGCCAGCCGCCGGTGCTGTTCATCCACGGCTCCGGGCCCGGCGTCAGCGCCTGGGCGAACTGGCGCCTCGCGATCCCCGTGCTGGCGAAGGAACGGCGCGTGCTCGCGCCCGACATGGTCGGATTCGGCTACACCGAGCGGCCCGCCGGCATCGCGTACACGATGGACACCTGGGTGCAGCAGGCGCTGGACCTGCTGGACGCGCTGGACCTCCCCCAGGCCGACGTGGTGGGCAACAGCTTCGGCGGCGGGCTGTCGCTGGCGCTAGCGATCCGCGCCCCGCACCGGGTGCGCCGCCTGGTGCTGATGGGCTCGGTGGGCGTGTCCTTCCCCATCACGCCGGGCCTGGACGCGGTGTGGGGCTACCAGCCCTCGGTGGAGAACATGAAGCGCATCATGGACGTGTTCGCGTACAACCGCGACCTGCTGACCGACGAGCTGGCCGAGATGCGCTATCGCGCCAGCATCCGCCCGGGCGTGCAGGAGTCCTATGCCGCGATGTTCCCCGCGCCGCGCCAGCGCTGGGTCGACGCGATGGCCAGCCGCGAGTCGGACATCCGCGCCCTGCCCCACGAGACGCTGATCCTGCACGGCCGCGAGGACCAGGTCATCCCCCTGCAGACCTCGCTGACGCTGTCGAGCTGGATCCCGCGCAGCCAGCTGCACGTGTTCGGCCACTGCGGCCACTGGACCCAGATCGAGCACGCGGCGCGCTTCACGCAGCTGGTGTCGAACTTCCTCACCGAGGCCGACGCGGCCTGA
- the dmpE gene encoding 2-oxopent-4-enoate hydratase, translating into MDASTLQRYGDELYQALVHREPVAPLTEREPGITIDDAYQIQLRMIQHRLDAGERVVGKKIGVTSKVVMDMLGVNQPDFGHLLSGMAYDEGQPISVGSLIAPRAEAEVAFILARNLEGPGVTAADVLRATDCVMPCFEIVDSRIRDWKIRIQDTVADNASCGVFTLGGVRRSPRDLDLALAGMVLEKNGEVISTSTGASVQGSPVNAVAWLANTLGRLGIALKAGDVILSGSQSPLVPVVAGDSLHCSVGGLGSASVRFVA; encoded by the coding sequence ATGGACGCTTCCACCCTCCAACGCTACGGCGACGAGCTGTACCAGGCCCTGGTCCACCGCGAACCGGTGGCCCCGCTGACCGAGCGAGAACCCGGCATCACCATCGACGACGCCTACCAGATCCAGCTGCGCATGATCCAGCACCGGCTCGACGCCGGCGAGCGGGTCGTGGGCAAGAAGATCGGCGTGACCAGCAAGGTCGTGATGGACATGCTGGGCGTGAACCAGCCGGACTTCGGCCACCTGCTGTCGGGCATGGCGTACGACGAAGGCCAGCCGATCTCCGTCGGCAGCCTGATCGCCCCGCGCGCCGAGGCCGAGGTGGCCTTCATCCTGGCGCGCAACCTCGAAGGCCCGGGCGTGACCGCGGCCGACGTGCTGCGCGCCACCGACTGCGTGATGCCCTGCTTCGAGATCGTCGACTCGCGCATCCGCGACTGGAAGATCCGCATCCAGGACACCGTGGCCGACAACGCCTCCTGCGGCGTGTTCACGCTGGGCGGCGTGCGACGCAGCCCGCGCGACCTGGACCTGGCGCTGGCCGGCATGGTGCTGGAGAAGAACGGCGAGGTCATCAGCACCTCCACCGGCGCCTCGGTGCAGGGCTCGCCGGTCAACGCGGTGGCGTGGCTGGCCAACACCCTGGGCCGGCTCGGCATCGCCCTCAAGGCCGGCGACGTGATCCTCTCCGGCTCGCAATCGCCGCTGGTGCCGGTGGTCGCCGGCGACAGCCTGCATTGCAGCGTCGGCGGCCTGGGCAGCGCCTCGGTGCGCTTCGTCGCCTGA
- the dmpH gene encoding 2-oxo-3-hexenedioate decarboxylase, which translates to MALDQHTIARLAEHLETAELQARDVTKITDDHPEMDWADAYAIQEAIRARKEARGHRTVGLKCGLTSYAKMKQMGVDSPVFGFVSDYMACPEGSTIPMAGLIHPKVEAEICIVTKAPLTGPGCHVGAVLAAIDFVIPGVEIIDSRYRDFKFDLKSVIADNTSASRFVTGGRARRPDDLDLRTLGVVLEKNGEIVAMAAGAAVMGHPAAAVAALANHLGARGQSIPAGTFIMTGGVTEAIAVQAGDQVNVRFQDLGSVSMRFA; encoded by the coding sequence ATGGCACTCGACCAACACACCATCGCCCGGCTTGCCGAGCACCTGGAAACCGCAGAGCTGCAGGCGCGCGACGTCACCAAGATCACCGACGACCACCCCGAAATGGACTGGGCCGACGCCTACGCCATCCAGGAGGCGATCCGCGCCCGCAAGGAAGCCCGCGGCCACCGCACCGTGGGCCTCAAGTGCGGCCTGACCTCCTACGCCAAGATGAAGCAGATGGGCGTGGACTCGCCCGTGTTCGGCTTCGTCAGCGACTACATGGCCTGCCCCGAAGGCAGCACCATCCCGATGGCCGGCCTGATCCATCCCAAGGTGGAAGCCGAGATCTGCATCGTCACCAAGGCCCCGTTGACCGGTCCGGGCTGCCACGTCGGCGCGGTGCTGGCCGCGATCGACTTCGTGATCCCCGGCGTCGAGATCATCGACAGCCGCTACCGCGACTTCAAGTTCGACCTCAAGAGCGTGATCGCGGACAACACCTCGGCCTCGCGCTTCGTCACCGGCGGCCGCGCCCGCCGCCCCGATGACCTGGACCTGCGCACGCTGGGCGTGGTGCTGGAGAAGAACGGCGAGATCGTCGCGATGGCCGCCGGCGCCGCGGTGATGGGCCACCCGGCCGCCGCCGTCGCGGCCCTGGCCAACCACCTGGGCGCGCGCGGCCAGAGCATCCCGGCCGGCACCTTCATCATGACCGGCGGCGTGACCGAGGCGATCGCGGTGCAGGCCGGCGACCAAGTGAACGTGCGCTTCCAGGACCTGGGTTCGGTGAGCATGCGCTTCGCCTGA
- a CDS encoding antibiotic biosynthesis monooxygenase produces the protein MSSPAPTPPRAVTVLITRRVPPSQAAAFEAAMAGMLEAAARFPGHLGGQVVRPGDPGSGDEPMLYHVVFAFDDEAHLAAWESSPERAHWLAQVQAHTVGEQRDRVSGVEYWFQPPGGAPQAPPRWRVAVVTWLGIFPTVLFLFLTVAPWLEHWPLVPRVFVITVLVVVIMTWLVAPRLTRWLAHWLHAGR, from the coding sequence ATGTCCAGCCCCGCCCCCACCCCGCCGCGTGCCGTGACCGTGCTGATCACGCGGCGCGTGCCGCCTTCGCAGGCCGCCGCGTTCGAGGCAGCCATGGCCGGCATGCTGGAGGCCGCCGCCCGCTTTCCCGGCCACCTCGGCGGCCAGGTGGTGCGCCCCGGCGACCCCGGCAGCGGCGACGAACCCATGCTCTACCACGTGGTGTTCGCCTTCGACGACGAGGCCCACCTCGCGGCCTGGGAGTCCTCCCCCGAGCGCGCGCACTGGCTGGCCCAGGTGCAGGCGCACACGGTGGGCGAGCAGCGCGACCGCGTCAGCGGCGTCGAGTACTGGTTCCAGCCGCCCGGCGGCGCCCCGCAGGCGCCGCCACGCTGGCGCGTGGCCGTGGTCACGTGGCTGGGCATCTTCCCGACCGTGCTGTTCCTGTTCCTGACCGTGGCGCCGTGGCTGGAGCACTGGCCGCTGGTGCCGCGCGTCTTCGTCATCACCGTGCTGGTGGTGGTGATCATGACCTGGCTGGTCGCGCCGCGCCTGACCCGCTGGCTCGCGCACTGGCTGCATGCGGGCCGCTGA
- a CDS encoding acetaldehyde dehydrogenase (acetylating) has translation MTEKIRCAVIGPGNIGTDLLAKLQRSPVLEPVWMVGIDPASDGLKRARELGLKTTADGVDGLVPHLRDDRVQIVFDATSAYVHAENSRKVNALGALMIDLTPAAIGPYCVPPVNLREHLGKREMNVNMVTCGGQATIPIVAAVSRVQPVAYGEIVATVSSRSVGPGTRKNIDEFTRTTAGAVEQVGGAKQGKAIIIINPAEPPLIMRDTVHCLTEDEPDQEAITRSIHEMIREVQRYVPGYRLVNGPVFDGKRVSVFLEVEGLGDYLPKYAGNLDIMTAAAARTAEMFAEEILKGELVLEPVAA, from the coding sequence ATGACCGAGAAGATCAGATGCGCCGTCATCGGCCCCGGCAACATCGGCACCGACCTGCTCGCCAAGCTGCAGCGCAGCCCGGTGCTGGAGCCGGTGTGGATGGTCGGCATCGACCCGGCTTCCGACGGCCTGAAGCGCGCCCGCGAGCTGGGCCTCAAGACCACGGCCGACGGCGTCGACGGCCTGGTGCCCCACCTGCGCGACGACCGCGTGCAGATCGTCTTCGACGCCACCAGCGCCTACGTGCACGCCGAGAACTCGCGCAAAGTCAACGCGCTGGGCGCGCTGATGATCGACCTCACGCCCGCGGCGATCGGCCCGTACTGCGTGCCGCCCGTGAACCTGCGCGAGCACCTGGGCAAGCGCGAGATGAACGTCAACATGGTCACCTGCGGCGGCCAGGCCACGATCCCCATCGTCGCGGCGGTCAGCCGCGTGCAGCCGGTGGCCTACGGCGAGATCGTCGCCACGGTCTCCAGCCGCTCGGTGGGGCCGGGCACGCGCAAGAACATCGACGAGTTCACCCGCACCACCGCCGGCGCGGTCGAGCAGGTCGGCGGCGCGAAGCAGGGCAAGGCCATCATCATCATCAACCCGGCCGAGCCACCGCTGATCATGCGCGACACGGTGCACTGCCTGACCGAGGACGAGCCGGACCAGGAAGCCATCACGCGCTCGATCCACGAGATGATCCGCGAGGTGCAGCGCTACGTGCCGGGCTACCGGCTGGTCAACGGCCCGGTCTTCGACGGCAAGCGCGTCAGCGTCTTCCTCGAGGTCGAGGGCCTGGGCGACTACCTGCCGAAGTACGCCGGCAACCTGGACATCATGACCGCGGCCGCCGCCCGCACCGCCGAGATGTTCGCCGAGGAGATCCTCAAGGGCGAACTGGTGCTCGAACCCGTGGCCGCCTGA
- the dmpG gene encoding 4-hydroxy-2-oxovalerate aldolase, with amino-acid sequence MTLTNRSITLHDMTLRDGMHPKRHQMTLEQMKSIAQGLDEAGIPLIEVTHGDGLGGASVNYGFPRHRDEEYLGAVIPLMKRARVSALLLPGIGTVDHLKMAHELGVSTIRVATHCTEADVSEQHITLARKMDMDTVGFLMMAHMANPEKLVEQAKLMESYGANCVYVTDSAGHLLPDTVKARVGAVREALRPETEVGFHGHHNLAMGVANSIAAIEVGASRIDAAAAGLGAGAGNTPMEVLVAVCSLMGIETGVDVFKIQDVAEDLVVPIMDFPIRIDRDALTLGYAGVYGSFLLFAKRAEQKYGVSARDILVEMGRRGMVGGQEDMIEDTALTLARQRAERRHAA; translated from the coding sequence ATGACACTGACGAACCGGAGCATCACCCTCCACGACATGACGCTGCGCGACGGGATGCACCCCAAGCGCCACCAGATGACGCTGGAGCAGATGAAGTCCATCGCCCAGGGCCTGGACGAGGCCGGCATCCCGCTGATCGAGGTCACGCACGGCGACGGCCTGGGCGGCGCCTCGGTCAACTACGGCTTCCCCCGGCACCGCGACGAGGAGTACCTCGGCGCGGTGATCCCGCTGATGAAGCGCGCCAGGGTCAGCGCCCTGCTGCTGCCCGGCATCGGCACCGTGGACCACCTCAAGATGGCGCACGAGCTGGGCGTGTCCACGATCCGCGTGGCGACCCACTGCACCGAGGCCGACGTCTCCGAGCAGCACATCACGCTGGCGCGCAAGATGGACATGGACACGGTCGGCTTCCTGATGATGGCCCACATGGCCAACCCCGAGAAGCTGGTCGAGCAGGCGAAGCTGATGGAAAGCTACGGCGCCAACTGCGTCTACGTGACCGACTCGGCCGGCCACCTGCTGCCCGACACCGTCAAGGCCCGGGTCGGCGCGGTGCGCGAGGCGCTCAGGCCCGAGACCGAGGTGGGCTTCCACGGCCACCACAACCTGGCCATGGGCGTGGCCAACTCGATCGCCGCGATCGAGGTCGGCGCCAGCCGCATCGACGCGGCGGCCGCAGGCCTGGGCGCGGGCGCGGGCAACACGCCGATGGAAGTGCTGGTCGCGGTGTGCTCGCTGATGGGCATCGAGACCGGCGTGGACGTGTTCAAGATCCAGGACGTGGCCGAGGACCTGGTCGTGCCCATCATGGACTTTCCGATCCGCATCGACCGCGACGCGCTGACGCTGGGCTATGCCGGCGTCTACGGGTCCTTCCTGCTGTTCGCCAAGCGCGCCGAGCAGAAGTACGGCGTGTCCGCGCGCGACATCCTGGTCGAGATGGGCCGCCGCGGCATGGTCGGCGGCCAGGAAGACATGATCGAGGACACCGCGCTGACGCTGGCGCGCCAGCGCGCCGAACGACGCCACGCCGCATGA
- a CDS encoding ABC transporter substrate-binding protein, with protein sequence MKRRHLLTAAAAWAALPAASAQPAGEDATLRVALISPTTGALAAFGLTNTYVHELLAPRLAAGLESPGRGRRIVRLELHDAASSPARAGELAASLVASGVHMVLASGTPETCNPVSDVCEAAGVPCVTTVAPWQAWFHGRKGHPDKGFQWTYHFFVGLEDFTDIYSSLLARAGLGTVVGGLWPDDIDGGAFLEVMPRAFAQRGLTLMDPGRVRLAAPDYTGIATRLRDARVNMVTGVLPPPVAQAFFEAARQVGYQPRMATIAKAFPFPDTVDRRSLPGLALCNEVWWSPAWPFRSGLTGETSAQIVREYEQRTGRQWIQTLGFSHALVDLAAQVIQQAAEPTRPSLGQALRRIQARTVVGPLSFAGRMPALNVCSTPAVGGQWLKDERGRWVLQVVDNTRSPFIPVTAKFATVPL encoded by the coding sequence ATGAAGCGCCGGCACCTGCTCACCGCCGCCGCGGCCTGGGCAGCCCTGCCGGCGGCATCGGCCCAGCCGGCCGGCGAGGACGCCACGCTGCGGGTGGCCCTGATCTCACCCACCACAGGGGCCCTGGCCGCCTTCGGGTTGACCAACACCTACGTGCACGAACTGCTGGCCCCGCGCCTGGCCGCGGGGCTGGAGAGCCCCGGGCGCGGCCGGCGCATCGTCCGGCTGGAGCTGCACGACGCCGCCTCGTCGCCGGCCCGCGCCGGCGAGCTGGCCGCCTCGCTCGTGGCCAGCGGCGTGCACATGGTGCTGGCCTCCGGCACGCCGGAGACCTGCAATCCGGTCTCGGACGTCTGCGAGGCCGCGGGCGTGCCCTGCGTCACCACGGTGGCCCCGTGGCAGGCCTGGTTCCACGGCCGCAAGGGCCATCCGGACAAGGGCTTCCAGTGGACCTACCACTTCTTCGTCGGCCTGGAGGACTTCACCGACATCTACTCCAGCCTGCTCGCCCGTGCCGGCCTGGGCACGGTGGTCGGCGGCCTCTGGCCGGACGACATTGACGGCGGGGCCTTCCTCGAAGTGATGCCGCGTGCCTTCGCGCAGCGCGGCCTGACGCTGATGGACCCCGGCCGCGTGCGCCTGGCCGCGCCGGACTACACCGGCATCGCCACCCGCCTGCGCGACGCCCGCGTGAACATGGTCACCGGCGTGCTGCCCCCCCCGGTGGCGCAGGCCTTCTTCGAGGCGGCGCGCCAGGTGGGCTACCAGCCGCGCATGGCCACGATCGCGAAGGCCTTCCCCTTCCCGGACACGGTGGACCGCAGGAGCCTGCCGGGGCTGGCGCTGTGCAACGAGGTCTGGTGGTCGCCGGCCTGGCCGTTCCGCTCCGGCCTCACCGGCGAGACTTCGGCCCAGATCGTGCGCGAATACGAGCAGCGCACCGGACGGCAATGGATCCAGACGCTGGGCTTCTCCCACGCGCTGGTGGACCTGGCAGCACAGGTGATCCAGCAGGCGGCCGAGCCGACCCGGCCCTCGCTGGGCCAGGCCCTGCGCCGCATCCAGGCCCGTACCGTGGTGGGCCCGCTCAGCTTCGCGGGGCGCATGCCCGCGCTCAACGTGTGCTCCACGCCGGCCGTGGGCGGCCAGTGGCTGAAGGACGAGCGGGGGCGCTGGGTGCTGCAGGTGGTGGACAACACCCGCTCGCCGTTCATCCCCGTCACCGCGAAGTTCGCCACCGTCCCGCTGTGA
- a CDS encoding 2-hydroxymuconate tautomerase: MPFAQIYLIEGRTEEQKKAVIEKVTQALVEAVGAPVANVRVWITEVPKENWGIAGVTAKELGR; encoded by the coding sequence ATGCCATTTGCACAGATCTACCTGATCGAAGGCCGCACCGAAGAACAGAAAAAGGCCGTCATCGAGAAGGTCACCCAGGCACTGGTCGAGGCCGTCGGCGCCCCGGTGGCGAACGTGCGTGTCTGGATCACCGAGGTGCCCAAGGAGAACTGGGGCATCGCCGGCGTCACGGCCAAGGAACTCGGCCGCTAG
- a CDS encoding RcnB family protein produces MQARTLIALATLALGLQAGLAHAQPRDRHAPAPRVEHRHGPVHGHPAARPAHPPVVVVQPVRVAAPRHHFHRGARLPVAYRHHVVHDWRAHRLSAPPRGHHWVRVGSDFVLVAAATGIIAHFVLAH; encoded by the coding sequence ATGCAAGCACGCACCCTGATCGCCCTGGCCACCCTGGCCCTCGGCCTGCAGGCCGGCCTGGCCCACGCCCAGCCGCGTGACCGCCACGCCCCTGCCCCCCGCGTCGAGCATCGCCATGGCCCCGTGCACGGCCATCCCGCTGCCCGCCCGGCCCACCCCCCGGTCGTCGTGGTCCAGCCCGTCCGCGTCGCGGCGCCGCGCCATCACTTCCACCGCGGTGCCCGGCTGCCCGTCGCCTACCGCCACCACGTGGTGCATGACTGGCGCGCCCACCGCCTGAGCGCCCCGCCACGTGGCCACCACTGGGTGCGCGTGGGCTCGGATTTCGTGCTGGTGGCCGCTGCGACCGGCATCATTGCCCACTTCGTGCTGGCTCACTGA